A genomic segment from Sparus aurata chromosome 20, fSpaAur1.1, whole genome shotgun sequence encodes:
- the LOC115570627 gene encoding neoverrucotoxin subunit beta-like → MSSEVMNIAALGRPFTLGMLYDAHRDELIPGLTLWDQKTLKERTVETSQQTSNFKVSASDSIESKSSLMDIEASLKVSFLCGLVEVGGSAKYLNDTKKFKNQSRVTCRYNATTHFNQLSVIEGETMSTQQIDVIEKGMATHVVTGILYGADAFFVFDSEKLEASSVQDIQGHMEAVIKKIPSFNVEGQADIKLTEEEKELTNKFSCKFYGDFILESNPATFEAAVKTYVELPKLLREKGTDTVPLKVWMMPLKVFDTTAAELMKVIGVRLMWKLQNALEDLREIQMRCNDSLDDTVVQSFPQIQEWLNKFQNCCNCYVSNLQATLAKELPSIREGKEDESSVKKLLDDRNKSQFIREKLDEWLDHKEREINVIRSCVEMMEGTKIVPSQSELDREVLAAGVDEALCFVFTSLQSADPGLDEMDQYLDSPKGSASEVPWYYSDEVLTKMRQKAKYFQDIAKSLKSFRFLVAAITNEKYTGATIYHYRNSILLTEDFSMLDISDVETVTDRRDLLRYACDLTLDSDTAHHMLTLSEGNKKATHGPGQSYPDLPQRFDYFAQVLCREKLTGRCYWEVEWERVVNVAAGVCYRGMSRKGSNDQSRIGGNKLSWCLRYIQLSGPDKLCAFHDNQKDKLPIPPAFTRLGVYLDWSAGTLSYYKVSSDTLSHIYTFHTKFTEPVYPGIEIWKGSSASLCL, encoded by the exons ATGTCCTCAGAAGTCATGAACATCGCTGCCCTGGGTCGACCTTTCACCCTAGGAATGCTCTATGATGCTCACAGAGATGAACTGATCCCAG GTTTGACATTGTGGGATCAAAAAACTCTAAAAGAGAGGACAGTTGAAACGTCTCAACAAACCAGTAACTTTAAAGTTTCTGCATCTGACTCCATTGAATCCAAGTCCTCTCTGATGGATATTGAAGCTTCTCTGAAGGTCAGTTTCCTGTGTGGACTGGTTGAAGTTGGAGGATCTGCCAAGTATCTGAATGATACGAAGAAATTCaagaatcagagcagagtgacgTGTCGGTACAACGCTACCACACACTTCAATCAGTTGTCAGTGATTGAAGGTGAAACCATGAGCACCCAACAGATAGATGTCATCGAGAAGGGCATGGCAACACATGTAGTCACAGGAATCCTTTATGGGGCAgatgctttctttgtgtttgacagcGAGAAGTTAGAAGCCAGCAGCGTTCAGGACATCCAGGGCCACATGGAGGCTGTGATCAAGAAGATCCCCTCATTTAATGTTGAGGGTCAAGCTGACATCAAGCtgactgaggaagaaaaagaactgACCAACAAATTCTCCTGCAAATTCTACGGAGACTTCATTCTTGAAAGCAACCCTGCAACATTTGAAGCTGCAGTGAAGACCTATGTAGAGCTTCCaaagctgctgagagaaaaaggaaCCGATACTGTTCCTCTGAAGGTCTGGATGATGCCTCTGAAGGTCTTTGACACGACTGCAGCTGAGCTGATGAAAGTTATCGGCGTTAGATTAATGTGGAAGTTGCAGAATGCTCTCGAAGATTTAAGAGAAATACAAATGAGATGCAACGATTCTCTGGACGACACAGTGGTACAGAGTTTTCCACAGATCCAAGAATGGTTAAACAAGTTCcaaaactgttgtaattgttACGTATCTAACCTCCAGGCGACCTTGGCGAAGGAACTTCCCTCCATCCGTGAAGGTAAAGAAGACGAGAGCTCAGTAAAGAAACTCCTTGATGACAGAAACAAGTCACAATTTATTCGTGAAAAACTAGACGAGTGGCTGGatcataaagagagagaaatcaacGTCATCAGGTCCTGTGTGGAAATGATGGAGGGAACAAAGATCGTTCCAAGTCAGTCAGAGCTGGACAGAGAGGTTCTTGCTGCAGGTGTTGATGAAGCTCTGTGCTTCGTCTTCACCTCCCTGCAGAGTGCTGACCCCGGCCTGGATGAGATGGACCAATACCTAGATTCACCTAAAGGAAGTGCCAGTGAAGTCCCATGGTACTACTCAGATGAAGTTTTAAccaaaatgagacaaaaagcCAAATATTTCCAAGATATTGCCAAATCCTTGAAGAGCTTCCGTTTCCTGGTAGCTGCCATCACAAATGAGAAATACACCGGAGCAACCATCTACCACTACAGGAACAGCATTCTGCTCACTGAGGATTTCTCAATGCTGGACATCTCTGATGTGGAGACTGTCACAGACAGAAGAGATTTACTCCGGT ACGCCTGTGATCTCACTCTGGACTCAGACACAGCACACCACATGCTCACTCTGTCTGAGGGAAACAAGAAGGCAACACATGGACCAGGTCAGTCGTATCCTGACCTCCCACAGagatttgattattttgctCAGGTTCTGTGCAGAGAGAAGCTGACTGGGCGCTgctactgggaggtggagtgggaaAGAGTGGTCAATGTTGCTGCAGGTGTTTGCTACAGAGGGATGTCAAGGAAAGGAAGCAATGACCAGTCCAGGATTGGAGGGAATAAACTGTCCTGGTGTTTAAGATACATCCAGCTGTCAGGTCCAGATAAACTCTGTGCATTTCATGATAATCAAAAAGACAAGTTACCTATTCCTCCTGCCTTCACCCGTCTGGGAGTGTATCTGGACTGgtctgctggcactctgtcttACTATAAGGTCTCATCTGACACTCTGAGCCACATCTACACCTTCCACACCAAGTTCACTGAGCCTGTTTACCCAGGCATCGAGATTTGGAAGGGATCCAGCGCgtctctgtgtctgtaa